The following coding sequences are from one Geodermatophilus normandii window:
- the yaaA gene encoding peroxide stress protein YaaA, whose product MLVLLPPSETKSPDGDGAPLDLAALSTPELTPVRARLVEALVRLAADPPAARTALGLSPGQDAELARNAALRTSPTTPAVERYTGVLYDALDVRSLSRAQRARADRRLAVGSALFGLARATDAVPAYRLSAGSALPGLPTLRALWRPVLGPVLAASGELVVDLRSGAYQALAPVPGAVTVDVLSERPDGSRSVVSHANKAHKGRVARLLATTTAEPDDIVRVRALLRRAGLHVEHDGATALTLVLRAA is encoded by the coding sequence GTGCTCGTGCTGCTCCCGCCCTCGGAGACCAAGTCCCCGGACGGCGACGGCGCCCCGCTCGACCTCGCCGCCCTCTCCACACCGGAGCTCACGCCGGTCCGCGCACGGCTGGTCGAGGCGCTCGTCCGGCTCGCCGCCGACCCGCCGGCCGCCCGGACGGCGCTGGGCCTGTCCCCCGGCCAGGACGCCGAGCTGGCGCGCAACGCCGCGCTGCGCACCAGCCCGACGACGCCCGCGGTCGAGCGCTACACCGGCGTCCTCTACGACGCGCTCGACGTCCGGAGCCTCTCCCGCGCGCAGCGCGCCCGCGCCGACCGGCGGCTGGCCGTCGGCTCGGCGCTGTTCGGGCTGGCGCGGGCCACCGACGCCGTCCCGGCGTACCGGCTGTCCGCGGGCTCGGCCCTCCCCGGCCTGCCCACGCTGCGCGCGCTGTGGCGCCCGGTGCTCGGCCCGGTCCTCGCGGCCTCCGGCGAGCTCGTCGTCGACCTGCGCAGCGGGGCCTACCAGGCGCTGGCGCCCGTCCCGGGTGCGGTGACCGTCGACGTCCTCAGCGAGCGCCCCGACGGCAGCCGGAGCGTGGTGAGCCACGCGAACAAGGCCCACAAGGGGCGGGTGGCCCGGCTGCTCGCGACCACGACGGCCGAGCCGGACGACATCGTCCGCGTGCGGGCCCTCCTCCGGCGTGCCGGGTTGCACGTGGAACACGACGGGGCGACCGCGCTCACGCTGGTGCTCCGAGCGGCCTGA
- the fdhA gene encoding formaldehyde dehydrogenase, glutathione-independent, with the protein MAGNRAVMYMGPGKVEVADLDYPGLELKEGPGVNPANVGRKTPHGVILRTVATNICGSDQHMVRGRTTAPERLVLGHEITGEVVEKGADVEFLEVGDIVSVPFNIACGRCRNCKEGKTGICLNVNPDRPGSAYGYVDMGGWTGGQAEYVMVPYADWNALKFPDRDQALAKIRDLTMLSDIFPTGYHGCVTAGVGTGSTVYIAGAGPVGLAAAASAQLLGAAVVIVGDLNADRLAQARSFGCETVDVSKGDPKDQIAEILGEPEVDCGVDAVGFEARGHGEGSDREAPATVLNSLMDVTRAGGALGIPGLYVTGDPGAVDDAAKVGSLSIRLGLGWAKSHSFTTGQCPVMRYNRQLMMAILHDRVQIAKAVNAEVIPLEDAPRGYQEFDQGAAKKYVLNPNGLIPA; encoded by the coding sequence GTGGCAGGTAACAGGGCGGTCATGTACATGGGGCCCGGCAAGGTCGAGGTCGCGGACCTGGACTACCCCGGGCTCGAGCTTAAGGAGGGACCGGGGGTCAACCCGGCCAACGTCGGCCGCAAGACCCCGCACGGGGTCATCCTGCGGACGGTGGCCACCAACATCTGCGGCAGCGACCAGCACATGGTCCGCGGGCGCACGACGGCGCCCGAGCGCCTGGTGCTCGGCCACGAGATCACCGGAGAGGTCGTCGAGAAGGGGGCGGACGTCGAGTTCCTCGAGGTCGGCGACATCGTCAGCGTGCCCTTCAACATCGCCTGCGGGCGCTGTCGCAACTGCAAGGAGGGCAAGACCGGGATCTGCCTCAACGTCAACCCCGACCGTCCGGGCTCGGCCTACGGCTACGTGGACATGGGCGGCTGGACCGGCGGGCAGGCCGAGTACGTCATGGTCCCGTACGCGGACTGGAACGCGCTGAAGTTCCCGGACCGCGACCAGGCGCTGGCCAAGATCCGCGACCTGACGATGCTGTCGGACATCTTCCCGACCGGCTACCACGGGTGCGTGACCGCCGGTGTCGGGACCGGCTCGACGGTCTACATCGCCGGGGCCGGCCCGGTCGGCCTCGCGGCGGCCGCCTCGGCGCAGCTGCTCGGTGCCGCCGTCGTCATCGTGGGCGACCTCAACGCCGACCGGCTGGCCCAGGCCCGGAGCTTCGGCTGCGAGACCGTCGACGTGTCGAAGGGCGACCCGAAGGACCAGATCGCGGAGATCCTCGGCGAGCCCGAGGTGGACTGCGGCGTGGACGCGGTCGGCTTCGAGGCCCGCGGGCACGGAGAGGGCTCGGACCGGGAGGCGCCGGCGACGGTGCTCAACTCGCTGATGGACGTCACGCGGGCCGGTGGCGCGCTCGGCATCCCCGGCCTCTACGTGACCGGGGACCCCGGCGCGGTCGACGACGCGGCCAAGGTGGGCTCGCTGTCGATCCGGCTGGGGCTGGGCTGGGCGAAGTCGCACTCGTTCACGACCGGCCAGTGCCCGGTCATGCGCTACAACCGCCAGCTGATGATGGCGATCCTGCACGACCGGGTGCAGATCGCGAAGGCGGTCAACGCCGAGGTGATCCCGCTCGAGGACGCCCCGCGCGGCTACCAGGAGTTCGACCAGGGTGCGGCGAAGAAGTACGTGCTCAACCCGAACGGCCTGATCCCGGCCTGA
- a CDS encoding SPL family radical SAM protein has translation MTAPALEAPAPTRLWTPRRVLVTRSAAERPHGQRVLARLEAAGVSDVELLPGDRLPSLRGDDDRAAFMAAKDTMALVVPPPSKRRLQPIPPSADFRLDLAEGCPAHCQYCYLAGSLSGPPITRVWADLDEVLDGLDPYVGQGRITSGTLERGGEGTTFEASCYTDPLAIEHLTGGLARMVEHFGTHEWPGPVQLRATTKFDDVAGLLGLPHGGRTRLRFSLNAASVGRRFEGATSTVDARIAALGAVARAGYPVGLTIAPIMPVEGWREGYGALLEAVAAVLPAGTDLTVECITHRFTPGSKETLLDWYPRTKLEMDESRRTTKRGRFGSVKHVYPKETMAELRTWFEAAVADRLPQARFLYWT, from the coding sequence ATGACCGCGCCCGCCCTCGAGGCCCCCGCCCCCACCCGTCTGTGGACGCCCAGGCGCGTCCTCGTCACCCGCTCGGCCGCCGAGCGCCCGCACGGGCAGCGCGTGCTCGCGCGCCTCGAGGCGGCCGGCGTCTCCGACGTCGAGCTGCTGCCCGGCGACCGGCTGCCGTCGCTCCGGGGCGACGACGACCGCGCGGCGTTCATGGCCGCCAAGGACACGATGGCCCTGGTCGTCCCGCCGCCGTCGAAGCGGAGGCTGCAGCCCATCCCGCCGTCGGCGGACTTCCGGCTCGACCTGGCCGAGGGCTGCCCCGCGCACTGCCAGTACTGCTACCTCGCCGGGTCGCTGTCCGGCCCGCCGATCACCCGGGTCTGGGCCGACCTCGACGAGGTGCTCGACGGCCTCGACCCCTACGTCGGCCAGGGACGCATCACCTCCGGCACGCTCGAGCGCGGCGGCGAGGGGACGACGTTCGAGGCCTCCTGCTACACCGACCCGCTGGCCATCGAGCACCTCACCGGCGGCCTGGCCCGCATGGTCGAGCACTTCGGCACCCACGAGTGGCCCGGCCCGGTCCAGCTGCGCGCCACCACCAAGTTCGACGACGTCGCCGGCCTGCTCGGCCTGCCGCACGGCGGGCGCACCCGGCTGCGCTTCTCGCTCAACGCGGCCTCGGTCGGCCGGCGGTTCGAGGGCGCCACCAGCACGGTGGACGCGCGCATCGCCGCCCTGGGCGCCGTCGCCCGCGCCGGTTACCCGGTGGGCCTGACCATCGCTCCGATCATGCCGGTCGAGGGCTGGCGGGAGGGGTACGGCGCCCTGCTCGAGGCCGTCGCGGCGGTCCTGCCGGCCGGCACGGACCTCACCGTCGAGTGCATCACCCACCGGTTCACCCCGGGCAGCAAGGAGACGCTGCTCGACTGGTACCCGCGCACCAAGCTGGAGATGGACGAGTCCCGCCGCACCACCAAGCGGGGCAGGTTCGGCTCGGTCAAGCACGTCTACCCGAAGGAGACGATGGCCGAGCTGCGCACCTGGTTCGAGGCCGCCGTCGCCGACCGCCTCCCCCAGGCCCGCTTCCTGTACTGGACGTGA